The DNA sequence TCAGGGGATAGGTACTCAATActaattcattttatgtttGATTATTACAGTGGTCTGCAGATTtctaaaagagaaaatgaaagcTGTTATTTAGAGAAGAATGAATCACAAAGAAAAGGACACATCAACAATTAcctatcatcatcatcttcccATAGATAAGTATCCTCCTGCTCATAGTTTTCCCAACATTAGGAAAAAATAgtgattaaaaatgaataataataataataataataataataataataataaaagaaaacgaAAGGAAAagtaaagtaaagaaaaagaaatgaataaaaCTAGCTATttccaattattaaaaaaagtgcTTCCCCCGATTAAATGGTTGTCAGCGCATGCATTCCACTAGATCAAAACTGCTACAACAACAATCAAACCCTTTACCAGTAAGTCAGGTTGGTTACATGGATCAAGTAAAACATAGTGTTCAATAGGCAACCTATAGACCTTTAAATTCCTCCCAAACACTTTTATAGTTTTTCGGCTTCCCTCTGCCCCAAGCACTAAGGCTACCCTCAATGTGATCTACTCTCCTAATTCAGACCTCTAGTGATCATCACTATACATGCACAAACCACCTAAGGCAAGATTCTACCATGTTTACTGCAATGGATCAAAACTGATAATCAAATTGAACAGAAGAGTTCTTCTCTTTAATAAAGCCTCCATTAACACATTTTCCATATTATTTAGGTTTTATATTCAATCATCTACACTACAATAAAAAACATCTAACCATCACCTTTCAAGCTATCAGCAGGACTTAAAAGCTCATATCCTACAAGACTACAACAATCACGCCATGCGAAGCATACAAAAGGATTCATCCAAGCACTTCATTTTTGTGGGGTTAAAACTACCTAAGTAAAGCTTACCTGAAAACCACGAGATTTTGCTCCAAGGAACCCTGAACATTTGAGTGCACCACATAGGCAACGAACCTTTGCACCTCCAAACCattcaaaattataatcataAGCTAATTCAGTTCCAATAGGAATATCATGTTTTGCAAATATTCCGACTCTTATTTCCCCCAACACATTCCATTTTCTCGTCTCACAATTCGGTTGACTGCAAACTTAAAAGTATTCATTTGATATCAAACCTTGGGCAAGGGAAACAAAGGAGAACAAGAAAAAGCGCCTACTATATTTGCATACTAGCAGGTTCGTTTTACTTAATCTTCATATTTTAGTATATAGTGATTACCAGGAATGATTTATAAATCTAGCAAGGCTTCCTTTCCTGGTTGCATCAATAGATTCAGATGCATTAAGGCAAATGATAAATGCATCTTTAAGGCCTgcaaaaatcaaacatttttttaaaacgtaCAGTCAAATACCAGACAAACAGAAACATTGAATTTATTGACATTTTACCTTGATCATCATAAGCCTGAGATCTACGTTTGGCTTCCTTCCATGATATAACTTCTCCACAGTATTCGATGACAAATTGTCCTGCCTGTATGAAATATGTAAATTGAAGTGTGGCACTGCTGAACTAAAGGAATGACTACATGATAAGCCATAcccataaaacataaaatgcaTTGAAATTCATCAGGTTTTTATAAGAAAGTTTCCCTTTTCCTTTTGCTAATTTCACTGCAATATATTATATCGTATGATTACCTTAAGATCCTCATCAGCCAAAAGACCCCATCCACGGCCTTCAGTTTTAAACAACTTTGTTTTAGCATATTCACACTTCTGAAATTTCTGTAACCATGACATATGGAACATGAATATAGTAATTGATATTGGCCTCGTCCAAAATAAATTCAAAGGTTCAAAAACGTTCTACAACGGCATTCTTGAGCACCACTGAGatgtttataaaatgaaaaggaaaaaaaaaaaacagaatatTAGTAAGCAATAAGTAGGTCAAGTTCCCTCAAAAACAGGTTGGGAGATAAAAAGGAATTAACGTCTCATGATCAACCCTAACTACCAGCAGGATAGTTACAGTAAAACCAAAAAAATTgcatctttaaatttttgtgatcaacagattcataatatatatatatatatatatatatatatatatatatatatatatatatatatatatatatcaccgTATACAGAGCTAAACATGAATTCACCTGATTTTTGCACAAGATATCACAAGGGCAATAACCAGGGGTGCATTCTGTGCTGGTTAAAACATTCAAGCAGCTATCCCCGCATGCACTGTCAGTGTCATCAGCATCATATTTGCATTCACATATAGCAATATCCTCCTCCTTCTGCTTTTTGTGCCTGGAATGAAATGAAGTGAAAGGTAAACAACTCAATATAACTTTTGATGCTTAAACCAGAATTTCGATACAAAATATTCATCAGATTTTGCATTTAAGATTGGATTGATAGTAAGGATACGATAGGCTTTATAACCTAGGCTATGTTTAGATGATGGTAAGGAATGTAATGAGTTAGTAAAccagtatttgttttttttttaaaaggtgtAATCCAATTATAATGACAACAACTATTTTCCTAGCTAGGTTTACATCTTTAAAATTACTGTCCTTACTAAGTTTTCAGCACATTCGGATACTAGGAAGGATGTCCACTATTCTTTGGATGGGCTGCTTAATCTTACTAACTCTTGTTTGTCCGGTAACCCATCCATTATGCTCCCTCTCCTGTTCTCCACGGGTATTGTCTCAAAGGAAATGGACAGCTCCATCTTACTAAATCTAGTCATCAGGAGACGGCCAGAGAGATGATACTTAATATTGAGACTAAGTGTCTATTTAGATAAACTTATTTACAACCACTtataggagaaaaaaataaaaaggaaaatgaaataCTTTATATCTTCAAAAgctaaaattaacttatacataactaaaaaaatagcTTTTGGAGAAACTAATGAGGGAACTTGTACACATTAGTTTGGCATAagctaattttaacttttagagaaatttatgtaattcatttcttcttattttcttctcatataagtatttatgaaaaaaaaattatccaaacaAACTCTATCAAACTTCCAACTATGTCAAATGGCCAATGAATAAGGACAACAAAAGAAACACCAATAAGCACAATAGCAAGTTCAAATGAATGAAATTATACCAGAGGCTAAATTActaccaaaacaaaattcaGCACAACTAAATTGTTCAATAGATTTTTGTATGACAACTTCATAAAGACAACCCGATCAGGATGTATGTTTTGTGTTAATAGAATTATAGCGAGACAGCATTAATTAATAAGTAGTCAATCAAGTTCAAGAACCCACTGGTATGGATTCAACTTCAACAATACATGGGGTCTGGATTCAATTTCATAATAAGAAGCAGTTTCCATCAAAATATACTATGATCACAGAGAATTGGAATTATCAACAAAGATGAGGAGGGAGAGATCAAAAAAACACCATAAAGGAAATACTGTATTATAAGGAACTACTAACCTTCGCATGAAAAACTCATTCTGATTTATATGTATGTACTGAGGCAACTCTTCACTAAAAGGATCCTTCAAAGTAACAATGTCCTTGTTAATTGACTGAAAACACACATTAAcatgaaaagtatttttttttaataaaataataatatcaaaatataaaaggtcAGACATAGGGGAAGGAAGTGACGTAAAAcctaaaataaagaagaagaaattacCATCTACGCAAAGATTGTATTGGTAACCTGTGAAATTGGAAAACATACACAACTTTTTAGGGATAGCTTTATACACGCTGCAATCAACTAGCAAATTAAACCAAACTTCTAGTAACAGTAAACAtaataattcattcaaaatagAAATGTAGAAAAACAACCACACCTTTTTGTACTCGATTTACTGATCACTATGGGATGACCAAGttcattttttctatattttcaaaaaaaatctaaaatatgatctaatttgttaaaaattgacTTCAGAAAGATAAGAAGTGAGAACAATTACAGATCGCTACTTTCCACCATGTCTTCATCAAAGACATGAGTTAGAAATAGCTCTTTACCCGTACAAGCAACCCCAATAGATACTTTCCTTATAAACTTAGTTTAAACCTACAGTTTCACAACTTCCGAATTGCAAAAGTATGAATCTACTTAAAAAAACACAATGTCATAACAAATTTCTCTGGGCATAATATAGAGATTTTAATCCAGTTTTTGGCCCTTCCTTTTacttctcttcattttttttcattttaattgggTGAGACCTAACCTACTGGTCATATACTCAATCTTTCGAGCAAATTCACAAGTCCAGACCCGCTACTAAGAAGAAGCTTGAACTGTTACtaacaattaattattaaatagattttactaaaccctaaaacctagagaggataaaatgaaacatgataaCAATGGTGGGGCTATATTGGCATCCGAAAATAATAACTTAACATGATCAAAAAATTGAACTCAAGATCATTGcagaaaagataaataatctGTGAGAGTGAAACCTGAGCTGACAAAAGAGAAACCTAATGATCAACAAACCAACTGCGAATGTGCTTAACGGTTTCCAATGTAAATAGAAGATCTGCGTCGGCACTGGTGGGTTTCGGTAAGCCTTGCAGGCCAAATACAGATATAATGACGCGAAGATATGGCCGTGGCTCTGGACTCACAGGGACGGAAAAGTTACAGAAACTCAAGGAAATATTTTCATAACTTCATACATGAAATTTAGACCAAGTTATCAATTtacttcttatttttcttaaataaattcaactttttgcttattttgaacttttaaaatgttatgtttgaaaataaaaaatatataataataataataataaataataataatcttatagAAGATTACATACTAATTTGACTATTATTGCTTTGATGAAACTGTGTATATTCAGGTTATTGGAAAAATTTGCAATcctcttaaaatatatatattattcatctAATCGAAAATTTCTTATATATCATAccaataatcataaaaagtagttatatatatatatatatatatatatatatatatatatatatatatatatatatataattgagcttatacttttctttttaaaatataatcaaaatttataataatgatatttaatatgatgttatttaaaaaacatatacttaaatataagcgtgtttttttttaccataataaaaaataaaccatataaaattatatataagcaatgtaattaaatttataaaaatatattttataattaattaaacataaatatttttataattttattttagattttttttaattgattgagtttaacaaaataattatcagCTATAATCTATAAATCTTAAATTGTTTGTatcattacaatttttttattaaatcataaataaatataaataaaaatatattatattaataattaatttaaaattataaaataaattttcttaattttgtaattttataattatgagtTATGTAGGgacaattattatttattttttgtagtttatatatataataaactaagttattttaaaaaatataaaatttaaaaaaatgtgaatctTAAAATGTGGttataaatgtttattaaataGATGTATACTTTGTTGTAGTAAGCATGGAAAACTTATTGTGGATGATTTTGCTGAATCAGTTTTAATATCtctttctttactttctttCCTGTTTGCATTTAAAGTCacaatttttgtgttttttagttttttataatttaccTTGTTTAGTATCACTTGTATATTTCTTAATTGCTCATTGAATGAAATCTAATATCAACGATTAATAAGTaccaaaatatgtaaatatcAATGGAATATCTTTGTcacttttgtattattttttctacttAAAACAAACTACTTTATTTGTCAGTTAcgaaaatgcaaaataaaatttatgaagatattaaataatttttgagaTACAGATAAATGCAAAATATATTTCCATATAAATGACaaagtatgaaaaaaataataatttaacgaTTGCTATAGAATATAATTCaacaatgaataataataagagatgaataatatataagagGAATGAAGGtgagaattatttttatactacTATATCTATATACTATAAATACATAACCAATTACGACTTATAATTGTCAATTTTTAACCCACGGTAAAAAGTAtcaaaataatatcattttagcttcaaaattattaaaattgtgtaATTTTGAAGTTATGTGAGTTTAGTAtgactttaattaaaattaaataaaaaattataataaactaaAGTAGTATTAAATTAGTACAAGTTAAGTTTATATCACAATATACTTTAAGTTATATTAACTTGATACAActtcaactaaaataaaacaaaaaatcacaACAATAACATATCAAACCGGCACAACTTCTTCAAAATAAGCTATACCAAGTTGGCatgatttcaaaattataacGTTCTTATTACTTTGAAGTTAAAATTGCATCacttttgtgtttttgtttgaaTGAGTCactcattcaaaaaatatatttttcaaaattctaaCATGCAGCACAAGAGCAAACTTGTTTTACATGACAATAGATTACGTATCTTATATTACTTGTGTGCGTGAATAATTTCAGTCaatgattaataatttaatcaaaaaattaaataaaatatataaatataattaatatttccgacaaaaattaaataattaagtaatgaaataatttataataatagttttaattCAATTTGACATATTCAAATCATTACTAGTGTAACATAAATGTTAATGataattacaatatataagaaatttgaattgtgacttttattatttcttttaagtaGTAAAAGTGGCTTTAAATTAGATACACATGCTTTTAAATGAGTGAGTGAACttgaaatcattaaaaaaatgattgtaGATATAATTgctgtaaaaaaaataaaaaagaaaagtgttGAGTTCAAGCTATTTCAATACAATTTACTTCCTATTAATTGATCAaggataatattatattaagttCCTCCTCTAATGAATGATGTAAATTATGATTCATTACATGGTGATATTTGATTGAGTTAAGAATGAATAGAACGTAACATTTTAATGATGAAAGTATCATCCACTAGAAAAACAATCCTTTTaccatttaatttttgtgtGATCAATCTTAAAGCATTATGTGTATGTATCTTCTCCTATATAAGATATAATTATGTAcctaaaagatataaatatttttaaatattttagtgcAAGataaatacacaaacataatttataagataaataCACAATATAAGAAATTGTACATCTTGGAAGTCTCACGTCGAGTAGAGATAAGgttaatttacaatatataaacgGATTCAATTTTTATCTAACAAGTtagttttgtgaggttgagttaggtttaaaggaCACTTCTAACATGATATCATAACTATGTTAGAATTTGAGTGCAATCCTtactttataaatcaattttgtgaaacctatttctaacatggtatcacataggttgaattagatttaaaatttacttataatgatacataaatttatatttaatatatttgtctcATAATATAggttatgataatatatatactaCACATGAATATATTATTGGATTTTGTACATTCACTTTAATTGATGGAAAAGATGCAGGTGTTCCCAACAAGAAAGACAGATATGAGGGTGAAAGAAGTGGTGTGTATGGTTAAAAAGCTGACTTTGCAAGGAGAATGAATGAAGCTTTAGTGAACAAGTTGGACATcgaatatttatgattattattgttattagaaAAAGCAACAATTTTTTGATACGGTCAAGCCATAGCCAGGTTGTAACTTTCGCTTTTCTCTATTTCCTTCCAATGCCTTTCCCATTTCACTctcttctttttattcttttcaaacaCCTACATTTATTTCTTCCATGCTAAAGACAAAATCCTATACAAATAAAGTACATATAAACATAATCTCtcatttaattactttttttaccaacataattttataaaatcatagcTAAGTTTTGTTCAAAACTATAACAACCTATTTCAAtcacttctctttcttttattcaGAACGATTGAGTCCAAtgctatatttgttttttcagaTTTGCAGACCTGTTTAAGGATGTCAAattcggttttttttttttacttttaataaatggAGCAAGTCTCTTAAGTTAGCTTTTAAAATGCTTAATTAAAAGCACTTTTGTTCACATATTAAAAGAACAGATTGATTTTAACTCTTATAGATTCAAAccgataaatttaaattttcttttgtactAGTTCTATTACTGATACAATTATAgaaaaggtattttaattttgcaCCTCGACACACTCTATACAAATTAtcgtataattaaaaatattattataacttacacaatc is a window from the Vigna unguiculata cultivar IT97K-499-35 chromosome 7, ASM411807v1, whole genome shotgun sequence genome containing:
- the LOC114192281 gene encoding histone-lysine N-methyltransferase ASHH1 isoform X2, with protein sequence MDPFSEELPQYIHINQNEFFMRRHKKQKEEDIAICECKYDADDTDSACGDSCLNVLTSTECTPGYCPCDILCKNQKFQKCEYAKTKLFKTEGRGWGLLADEDLKAGQFVIEYCGEVISWKEAKRRSQAYDDQGLKDAFIICLNASESIDATRKGSLARFINHSCQPNCETRKWNVLGEIRVGIFAKHDIPIGTELAYDYNFEWFGGAKVRCLCGALKCSGFLGAKSRGFQEDTYLWEDDDDRYSVEKIPVYDSAEDEPVSNVNGRTESSLDVMLKAEQLSESTGFNVQSLDSVQMKDLDVKKIKTEVADEDMHLYSHDTEQALSQKNAMISRIRGNAAGRNYHIGPRSMSTKRSRAYNGGRFKNLVEKKIDAKFAAGLLASKEAQEEILHCEKIKDDATSTLDSLYDEIRPAIEEHERDSQDSVSTTVAEKWIQACCLKLKAEFDLYSSIVKNVACTAHRPPGQPKPTEVDNENEIKFLTG
- the LOC114192281 gene encoding histone-lysine N-methyltransferase ASHH1 isoform X1, whose protein sequence is MSINKDIVTLKDPFSEELPQYIHINQNEFFMRRHKKQKEEDIAICECKYDADDTDSACGDSCLNVLTSTECTPGYCPCDILCKNQKFQKCEYAKTKLFKTEGRGWGLLADEDLKAGQFVIEYCGEVISWKEAKRRSQAYDDQGLKDAFIICLNASESIDATRKGSLARFINHSCQPNCETRKWNVLGEIRVGIFAKHDIPIGTELAYDYNFEWFGGAKVRCLCGALKCSGFLGAKSRGFQEDTYLWEDDDDRYSVEKIPVYDSAEDEPVSNVNGRTESSLDVMLKAEQLSESTGFNVQSLDSVQMKDLDVKKIKTEVADEDMHLYSHDTEQALSQKNAMISRIRGNAAGRNYHIGPRSMSTKRSRAYNGGRFKNLVEKKIDAKFAAGLLASKEAQEEILHCEKIKDDATSTLDSLYDEIRPAIEEHERDSQDSVSTTVAEKWIQACCLKLKAEFDLYSSIVKNVACTAHRPPGQPKPTEVDNENEIKFLTG